In a genomic window of Nocardia fluminea:
- a CDS encoding SbcC/MukB-like Walker B domain-containing protein has translation MSLIHGGVRFVPTRAGIVNLWDYRDQEFSFADGRLVLRGPNGSGKTKALEVLFPFVLDGRIEPRRLNPFAGEERTMKSNLLYRKQESAYSYVWMEFARGSWDDPETVTVGIGMRATRSSDKVTRWYFVADGRAGVDFSLIGPDDRPLTRKQLAEQIGSDAIVDRPVEYRAAIDARMFGLGVQRYDQLINLILTLRRPQLAKNLDPRGLSQALTDGLRPLDEQLILDAARSFSDMEEVGRTLDGLVQADTATRRFVDVYRKYLAVQAKTDVDQLRTRLDAVTNASTALFAATALRTRRDTDRTEAETRAENADQAYEQAIADRENLQRSSAYEGKQQLDDLADAVRRLETSAAAHRDKAAEAAHTLQRRAEEASRAAEAVRTAAAALVRGEDAVRAAAEEAGIEWATPSAEGRGDQFTAAVRGHAENRDADVRAVRKAVSKWETAAADRTRSERLAERAVELRDAAAAEVAHAEAAVALARSESAAALRTWWNAHSELFAAVAEPGARGGRSDVNPDGQDEKGIRPRKAASDTTAGLFAALDAAMAGAGVEDIPSASEVLAEWCEPLQEQIRTRRQEARSRATAAAARRDALIAERTQIAAQHDDAPPAHPARTGVREGLPGAPLWQLVRFADSVSPADAAGIEAALQSSGLLDSWICGPDLPAVIDSEHFLLPLPADQRPSGRTLADALVVEDDSAVLTVPAETVAAVLGSIALHDATAQPGTATEVSAEDTTTPDADRSERSGDPTRSVTGATLTESTTAAAPQVMVGLTGTFRQGVLVGHHHKPEAEFIGTTARARRRESRLAEIEAAIEAAAAEHEAARDEDACATAELAALSAGAKALPRPSAVTAALRAVAEAAGLMRSRVEAATQSERELDQAVAEVAALDKKVRAAAQAHRTPREARELDALAAAIRHFENTGTGLLRLRAEHEREREREREGADRHDEARALAEAFAEEAEAARLGCTEQQRKLETLREALGASAADIDRELDLARGAIEAAKAEQRAARKAANAAIEAVGDAEAAYRTANEALATALTEVLAEVRSLAPYARADLLSLLGASVEHRWPSSEAAWSTPEQLQYRIVAAGPENDPVVLPDEVAALFADLDTATSQVRATEAGRKSTRSAVTSALQEFDAALTASGRDYRLNWDAADGLTVVAVHDENGQAALADFAARIDAARRDQELLLTDAERRILEDALLTGLAQQIHERTTDARELISRMGAEMKQRRMSSGNTIGVHWILADGLSESARTMCKLLDRDTTALSPEDLGSVRAHFAAEIRAARTAHPERSYPEILAATLDYRTWRVFSFTLISGDGTEDKLTVARHSALSGGEQSVSLHLPLFAAAHVMLDSADPQAPRLLALDEAFAGVDDNGRSELLGLSVQFDLDLFMTGYDLWITYAHVPGCAHYDLAHSTAENTVSATLLVWDSGELLAEHDGGDLTTALGSPNRRRVPNTIEGGLTLEGMPGEPASVG, from the coding sequence ATGTCACTCATTCACGGCGGAGTGCGGTTCGTCCCCACCCGGGCCGGCATCGTCAATCTGTGGGACTACCGCGACCAGGAGTTCAGTTTCGCCGACGGGCGGCTGGTGCTGCGCGGACCCAACGGTTCCGGCAAGACCAAGGCGCTGGAAGTGCTGTTCCCGTTCGTGCTGGACGGGCGGATCGAACCGCGCAGGCTGAACCCGTTCGCCGGTGAAGAACGCACCATGAAGTCGAATCTGCTCTATCGCAAGCAGGAATCGGCGTACTCGTATGTGTGGATGGAGTTCGCGCGCGGCAGCTGGGACGATCCCGAGACCGTCACCGTCGGCATCGGCATGCGGGCCACCCGCTCCTCCGACAAGGTCACCCGCTGGTACTTCGTCGCCGACGGCCGCGCCGGCGTCGACTTCTCCCTCATCGGCCCCGACGACCGCCCGCTCACCCGCAAGCAGCTGGCCGAGCAGATCGGCAGCGACGCCATCGTGGACCGGCCCGTGGAGTACCGGGCGGCGATCGACGCGCGCATGTTCGGGCTCGGCGTGCAGCGCTACGACCAGTTGATCAATCTGATCCTCACCCTGCGCAGGCCCCAGCTCGCCAAGAACCTCGACCCGCGCGGCCTGTCCCAGGCACTCACCGACGGCCTTCGCCCCCTCGACGAGCAGCTGATCCTCGACGCGGCACGCTCGTTCAGCGATATGGAGGAGGTCGGCCGCACCCTCGACGGGCTCGTCCAGGCCGACACCGCCACCCGCCGCTTCGTCGACGTGTACCGCAAATACCTCGCGGTGCAGGCGAAAACCGACGTCGACCAGCTCCGCACCCGTCTCGACGCCGTCACCAACGCCTCCACCGCGCTTTTCGCCGCGACCGCACTGCGCACCCGGCGTGACACCGACCGCACCGAAGCCGAGACCAGGGCCGAGAACGCCGACCAAGCCTACGAACAGGCTATCGCCGACCGCGAGAACCTGCAGCGGTCCAGCGCGTACGAGGGCAAACAGCAACTCGACGACTTGGCCGATGCCGTCCGCCGCCTCGAAACCTCCGCCGCGGCCCACCGCGACAAGGCCGCCGAAGCCGCGCACACGCTGCAACGGCGCGCCGAAGAGGCCTCCCGCGCCGCCGAAGCGGTCCGCACGGCGGCCGCCGCTCTCGTCCGCGGCGAGGACGCGGTCCGCGCCGCCGCCGAAGAGGCGGGCATCGAATGGGCCACGCCGAGCGCCGAAGGTCGCGGCGACCAGTTCACCGCGGCGGTGCGCGGCCACGCGGAGAACCGGGACGCCGATGTCCGTGCCGTGCGCAAAGCCGTGAGCAAGTGGGAAACAGCCGCGGCCGACCGCACCCGCTCCGAACGGCTGGCCGAACGCGCCGTCGAACTGCGCGATGCGGCCGCCGCCGAGGTCGCCCACGCCGAAGCCGCGGTCGCCCTGGCCCGCAGTGAATCCGCCGCCGCCCTGCGCACCTGGTGGAACGCGCACAGCGAGCTCTTCGCGGCCGTCGCCGAACCGGGGGCGCGCGGCGGCCGCTCGGACGTGAATCCCGACGGACAGGACGAGAAAGGCATTCGGCCACGAAAGGCGGCATCCGACACCACCGCCGGCTTGTTCGCCGCGCTCGATGCTGCCATGGCCGGTGCGGGCGTGGAGGACATTCCCTCCGCCTCCGAGGTGCTGGCCGAGTGGTGCGAGCCGCTCCAGGAGCAGATCCGCACCCGTCGCCAGGAGGCGCGCTCCCGGGCCACGGCCGCTGCCGCGCGCCGCGATGCCCTGATCGCCGAGCGTACACAGATCGCCGCCCAGCACGACGACGCTCCCCCGGCACATCCGGCCAGAACCGGTGTCCGCGAAGGACTTCCGGGTGCGCCGCTGTGGCAGCTGGTGCGGTTCGCCGACTCGGTGTCCCCGGCGGACGCGGCCGGTATCGAAGCGGCACTGCAGTCCAGCGGACTGCTCGACAGCTGGATCTGCGGCCCGGATCTGCCCGCTGTCATCGACTCCGAACACTTCCTGCTGCCCTTGCCGGCCGACCAACGTCCGTCCGGCCGTACCCTCGCCGATGCCCTTGTAGTCGAGGATGATTCGGCCGTCCTCACCGTGCCTGCCGAGACCGTGGCCGCGGTGCTGGGTTCCATCGCCCTCCACGACGCGACCGCACAGCCGGGTACGGCGACCGAGGTGTCGGCCGAGGACACTACGACCCCGGACGCAGACCGCTCCGAGCGGTCCGGCGATCCCACCCGGTCGGTCACCGGCGCCACCCTCACCGAGTCGACCACCGCCGCAGCGCCGCAGGTGATGGTCGGTCTCACCGGAACTTTCCGGCAGGGCGTTCTGGTCGGGCACCATCACAAGCCCGAAGCCGAGTTCATCGGGACCACCGCGCGAGCACGCAGGCGTGAGTCCCGGCTCGCCGAGATCGAGGCGGCGATCGAGGCCGCCGCTGCCGAGCACGAGGCGGCGCGGGACGAAGACGCGTGCGCCACTGCCGAATTGGCCGCGCTCTCGGCCGGCGCCAAGGCACTGCCGCGCCCGTCGGCGGTCACGGCTGCCCTGCGTGCCGTGGCCGAGGCCGCCGGCCTGATGCGGTCGAGGGTGGAGGCCGCCACCCAGTCCGAGCGCGAACTCGATCAGGCCGTCGCCGAAGTCGCGGCCCTGGACAAGAAGGTGCGCGCCGCCGCCCAGGCGCATCGCACCCCGCGCGAGGCACGCGAGCTCGACGCGCTGGCCGCCGCGATCCGCCACTTCGAGAACACGGGTACGGGTCTGCTGCGCCTGCGCGCCGAACACGAGCGGGAGCGCGAACGCGAACGCGAGGGCGCCGACCGGCACGACGAAGCGCGAGCCCTGGCCGAGGCGTTCGCCGAAGAGGCGGAGGCGGCCCGTCTGGGCTGTACCGAGCAGCAGCGCAAGCTCGAAACGCTGCGAGAAGCGCTGGGCGCCAGTGCCGCCGACATCGACCGCGAGCTCGACCTGGCGCGCGGCGCCATCGAGGCGGCCAAGGCCGAGCAGCGGGCCGCGCGCAAGGCGGCCAATGCCGCCATCGAGGCGGTCGGCGACGCCGAAGCGGCCTACCGCACCGCCAACGAAGCGCTCGCCACCGCACTCACCGAGGTACTCGCCGAGGTGCGTTCGCTGGCGCCCTACGCGCGCGCCGATCTGCTGAGCCTCCTGGGAGCCTCGGTCGAACACCGTTGGCCCAGTAGCGAAGCCGCGTGGTCGACGCCCGAGCAACTGCAATACCGCATCGTCGCGGCGGGGCCGGAGAACGACCCCGTGGTGCTGCCCGACGAGGTCGCCGCCCTGTTCGCCGATCTCGATACCGCCACCAGCCAGGTCCGCGCCACCGAGGCGGGTCGCAAGTCCACCCGGTCCGCCGTGACCAGCGCTCTCCAGGAATTCGACGCCGCGCTGACCGCGTCGGGTCGCGACTACCGCCTGAACTGGGACGCCGCCGACGGACTCACCGTCGTCGCCGTCCACGACGAGAACGGTCAGGCCGCCCTCGCCGACTTCGCCGCCCGCATCGACGCCGCCCGCCGTGACCAGGAGCTGCTCCTCACCGATGCCGAACGACGCATCCTCGAGGACGCGCTGCTCACCGGCCTGGCCCAGCAGATCCACGAACGCACCACCGACGCACGCGAACTCATCTCCCGCATGGGCGCGGAGATGAAGCAGCGGCGGATGTCGTCGGGCAACACCATCGGTGTGCACTGGATTCTCGCCGACGGCCTCTCGGAGTCCGCGCGAACCATGTGCAAGCTGCTCGACCGCGACACCACCGCCCTGAGCCCCGAAGACCTCGGCTCGGTCCGCGCCCACTTCGCCGCCGAGATCCGCGCCGCCCGCACCGCGCACCCGGAACGTTCCTATCCCGAAATCCTCGCCGCCACTTTGGATTACCGCACCTGGCGGGTGTTCTCCTTCACCCTCATCTCCGGGGACGGCACCGAGGACAAACTCACCGTCGCCCGGCACAGCGCCCTGTCCGGTGGTGAACAGTCCGTCTCCCTGCACCTGCCCCTGTTCGCCGCGGCCCACGTGATGCTCGACTCCGCCGACCCGCAGGCCCCTCGCCTGCTGGCGCTCGACGAGGCCTTCGCCGGTGTCGACGACAACGGCCGCAGCGAATTGCTCGGTCTCAGTGTGCAATTCGATCTCGATCTGTTCATGACGGGCTACGACCTGTGGATCACCTACGCCCACGTCCCGGGTTGCGCGCACTACGACCTGGCCCATTCCACCGCCGAGAACACCGTCAGCGCGACCCTGCTGGTCTGGGACAGCGGTGAGCTGCTCGCCGAACACGACGGCGGCGACCTCACCACGGCGCTGGGCTCCCCCAACCGCCGCCGCGTTCCCAACACCATCGAGGGCGGATTGACGTTGGAGGGCATGCCCGGCGAACCGGCATCGGTCGGCTGA